A portion of the Bacteroidales bacterium genome contains these proteins:
- the gldF gene encoding gliding motility-associated ABC transporter permease subunit GldF, with translation MLTLLKKEISGFFSSITGYIVISVFLLINGLFLWVFPLQFNILDFGYASLENLFMLSPVVFLFLIPAITMRMFAEEKRSGTIEMLMTKPLTDLQIILSKYLAGVLLVVIALLPTLIYFFSVWYLGSPQGNVDMGGTWGSYIGLLLLGAAFVAIGLFSSSITDNQIVSFIISVFLCGFAYIGFEFIYSLDLFGNFDLFIQSLGINAHYTSLSRGVIDTRDVLYFLSLIGLFILLTKISLESRKW, from the coding sequence ATGCTAACATTACTAAAAAAGGAAATCAGCGGATTTTTCAGCTCAATTACAGGCTATATCGTTATTTCTGTTTTCCTGCTGATCAACGGTTTGTTCCTCTGGGTGTTTCCGCTGCAATTCAATATCCTCGATTTTGGCTATGCCAGCCTTGAAAATCTGTTCATGCTTTCTCCGGTAGTATTTCTTTTTTTGATCCCGGCCATCACCATGCGTATGTTTGCCGAAGAAAAACGTTCGGGAACAATTGAAATGCTAATGACCAAACCCCTCACCGATCTACAGATCATTCTCTCGAAATATCTTGCCGGCGTTTTGCTGGTTGTGATTGCCCTCTTGCCAACGCTCATTTATTTTTTCTCGGTTTGGTATTTAGGATCACCACAAGGGAACGTAGACATGGGCGGAACCTGGGGTTCGTACATCGGTTTGCTTTTGTTGGGAGCGGCATTTGTTGCCATTGGCCTGTTTAGCTCTTCCATCACCGATAACCAGATTGTCTCTTTTATCATATCGGTCTTTCTGTGCGGGTTTGCTTACATTGGTTTCGAATTTATTTACTCACTCGATCTGTTCGGAAATTTTGATCTTTTCATACAATCCCTGGGAATCAATGCGCATTACACCTCGCTGAGCCGCGGCGTGATTGACACGCGCGATGTGCTTTACTTTCTGAGTTTGATAGGGCTGTTTATTTTACTCACGAAAATATCTCTTGAAAGCCGCAAATGGTAA